ACATAGAAATGAAAGTTAATTTATTGTTTTGAAACCGTGGTATCCAATGATCAGATTCAGACGGATCAGATCTAAATGACACTTACCAGATCCAGGCCATCATGACTGTTGGTGATGACCACTGGGTCTGGTACTTTGAAGTTGATCTCTGAATGGATGTCTCTCAGGTCTTCTACATTAAATACGGGCTCCTTGAAACCAAGAGCTACGTTTGTAAATATAAGGCATCTTCAGCCATCAAAGGTCATGTGCATGACATTCAACAAATGTAATGGTAACAGACTGTTTTGTGTTTGCTCACTGTGATAGCTACAAATCCATTATATTACCTTCAAAAAACCATCAAGTTCCAACAACTTCTTTGGGAAGAAGTTGGCAACCAAGTCTTCAGCCTGAGTAACAAAATAAAACGGATAGCATTGGCACACACGTTAGAATGCAGTAGCCGCCGGGCCAGGTGAGTTTTCGAGACTTCCACGTGTTGAATAGCTGCACGATGCTTGACGAGTCCATAATTTTACTCACCTCACCCGTGATCCGTTCTCTGAAAGTATCGACCTGTGAGGTAATTTGAGTTCAGATATGACCAGCAAGTTAGTTTGTAGCTAATGACTCTCACTTCCATTGCCACACTGGCTAGCTAATGGCATAGCTACAAAACATTGGCGCACTTGCAGACAATTGTGTTATGTATGGGTGTTTTAAGAAATAAATCGGCAAGATAACTTTTATTCCGTATTCACTCCCAGATATTGCGCAACCCTCTGTCAAGCCAGGCCACGGGTTAACATTACCGGCTAGAACTGTTagctaattagctagctagctagctcactGACCATGCATTCAGGCCTTGCAAGCATCATCATTTCTTAACTCTGGCGTACAAGAAATGTATTACTAGATAGCGAGCTAGTAATGTAAACAGCCTTACCTTTTTCTTGATTTCATTGTCTACCCTTAAAGACATGATTTACAATGTGTCCGATTAACTCATACACAAAGGTATATGTTGGCAATGTGGTTCTGTATGCACTCAGAAGACACGCACACCACTTGGGAAGACGATTTGTGACGTAATCAGAAGGCGACAGGACTGACGTGACGCTGTGAGGGAGTAGCTAGCTAGTAAATCAATAGTTGTTGCAAGGAGAGAGCCATACCCAAGCAACTATGTCAACTCCAATCATATTACTTGACTATTTGGGAAATCTAAAGTAGTAAGTATTGTTGACGTTGGACCGTCTACTATTCTTTGAGAATGCATGCTTGGTGTAATCTACAGTGCGCTACCATCCATGGAACTAAAGGCTACAGTTTACAGTACAGTGTAGCTAGGAGCGCCAGAACCATTTCATTAGCCTACTTTTTTTCCTCACAATAACAAAAATGAACATATGAAAGGACACAATGGTACAATGGTAGACCTGGCACAATGGTAGCAAACAAAACCatagccattagctagctataACCATCTAATTCATTACAAGCAGGAACTTGGGTGTTCTCATGCATCATCAGCTGTCAGCACCCCGGACCACGTCATCATTCATAGATGTATTGATTAAAAGTAAAAATACAACttgcaacatttttttttttttttcagatttcaTGTAAGTAAATCAGTCAATTGAAATTGAGGTATTCGTCCCTACTCTTTGGATTCACCTAAAAGGgatatgtgtttttgtgtgtcattTTTTATTTGAGCTCAGGCAACAAAGGACCATCATGCGTTGcatattgcatttacattttcattcagtgtATTACATTGTGGTGTCACCTGCCTGCTTTCTGCTTAAATGGCACTTCCAAAGGCTTTGAAGCTCACCTTTTAGTGGAATTTTCCCCCGAAGATCAAAATGTACTTGTCAGCAATCTGGCCCCAGGAAGCCCTTTGTAGTTGGTGTCTACTACATCTTCACCTTTTATAATATTGTGCAACTGTACTTCTCTTCTGAACAGTCCCTGGCATTCTCCTTGcatcacagacacacccccagAAGCCTGTCCATGCCTGGGTTTGGACTGGTCATAGCGTGAACACATATTGCTGTACTGTGTGATAAGGTTTGTTAACTGATACTTGTTGATTTTAGACCGTTTACTTCTGTGCATGCCACAAAAAATAGACAATGGTGTCACTGATTGTTCCAACCCCACACAACAGTAACTTAACTAATGTATTAAGGTCTTGTGAAAAAGCCTGCAATGCTGACTAAATTGAAAGGCTTGCCCTTTCGGACTTGTGGTTAATCAATTATAATCCTTTAAGTCTACATAAAGTTCACGGTTGTTGTTAGAGTATTGCCCTGAGTCATGATTACACTTAGAAAAGCCACAGTCAAGTCACAGGTTCAAAGGAACAGTTCCCAGCTCAGTGCTTTAAAGAACAGGGGCTGTATAGGAAGTGTGTCTGAACTGTTTCTGTCCGTGATTGATTGAAAGATGACAGTCGCCCAGCGTTCTGGCAGGAGGAGACGGGAGGGTAGGCCAAAATAAGAAACAGAACTTTGCTTTCAGTCACAACTAATCCTAGAACATGCATGGGGAtcattggatttttttttcttccagagTGAAGTGGAACAAAATATCTTATATTGGTGGACTGGAACTTGTCTAAGGAAAAGCTTAATACTTCGATGCTGCATGTGCTTAGATGCTTGGACCATAGGCTGCTACTGGTGCTTTAGTAGGCTAAACTGTCAGGGAAAGTCTATTTGGAACCAGCCGCTGTGTCTTCTAGAGTAGCCCTAATGGTGACACTATGGAGTTGTGTTTGGCTAGGGCCCTTCTATGACAGAGCCTTTCAGTGGGCGGGGTGCTGCTCTGAAAAGAAATCCGGTTGGAGAATGTGACATTTCTGGAACTAGACTACATGGACAGGTCATGGAAGTTGAGTTGTGAGCCTCGATAACTGTTCCATCAATTCACCGAGTACCCTAATATTTGTATGTTTAGACGGTACTAAACTAAAAACACCTCATTGtaagttactgtactgtaccaaaAGAAGTAAGTGAAACTCCAGAGAGTGGATTGAACGTAGGTTATGTTGTCTATGACCTTTCCTGTTTGACATGGCTGTCACTCCGGGGGCCAACTAGGCCACTCCTATACTCCACGTAGACATGGCACTCCCTTGAACACCTGTTGGTTCACCTACCTAGCTTGACACGCCactatttttttctctctaactTGAGCCGGAACTGCTAAGGCAAACCTGTCCTCTCCCAAGATCTAGTTAACAATCTGATCCACTGCTCTGTCCAGAGGAGATTCTAAAGAACAGACGTCTTTAGGATGAACATGTAAGGTGATCTCATTTAAAGTTCTTACTAGGTTCCGTTTTAAATATCAGATGACCACATTTTTGACTTAACAGCTAAGTTCTTGTGCACTAATTTGTCGTTTGGCTTCCCTAAAGACCTGTCAAATGCTTTTAAACGTGGCCTAAAAACCCACCTTTTTAACAGAGCCTTTGGCTGATTCTTAACCTCTTTTATCTGTcctattatttatatatttatttgttttacatgttttatttgcgccctttcttgtttttaacctgtagcactttgagattcagctaaatataaagtgcattacaaatgctgttattattattattattaaagaaAGGATTGTCTGTAGTAGTTAGACTATTGTCTGTCTTGAATTCAAGCCATTTCCAAGAAGAGCGTTTTTTGCTGCATCTAGTATTACACTACTTAACTAACTGTTAACTAACTGTAGTCATAGTCATAACAATAAGCTCACAGTATGTGGCTTTCCTGGtcaaaccattttttttttatccttgCATACATTTTGAATCTGGAATGATTGCATACCTTAAGATGTGGACTGAAATTGAGTCAAAAAAGTGCAGTGTATAGTGCATCATAGAACAGGAGTTAGAAGGAACATAGTTAACGTTCATGCAGATCCCTCTTCAAACCAAGTCTGCCAAGGCGGACGGACACTGCCACGCCTAACTCTCGCTGACTTTctattttctccctctctccctctaacttCTCAGGTCCTTCACCTTCTCCCATGCCTGTGCCTCCAGGCTACTCCCATGCGGATCAGAATGATCTTCTAACCCCTCTGCGTATCTCTGTGGGAGGACTCCCTATGTTGGCCTCCATGACGAGCAGCACAGACCCTCGTTTCCGCCTCAAGTGGAGGCCCATTGTCGTGGTGGGAGGAGCCCTGGCCGTGGCCCTCCTCTTCTACATGCAGCTGGGCTCCCCCCAGCACAGCAGCCCTCGGGGCTGGAGGAGCAGCCGCACCGGCGTCGACGCCGACCGCTACAACGCCACCTATCCGCTCAGCGCCCCCGAGCGCACGGCGCAGGGCACGCGCTACCGCATCGCCGTCATCGCCGACCTAGACACGGACTCTCGCAGCGACAAGAAGCTGACGTGGTTCAGCTACATGCGGAGGGGCCACCTGCTGGTGTCCCCGAGCGGGGACCGGGTGACGGTGGAGTGGGACCAGGACAGGGTGGTGCTGGAGAGCCACCTGGCGGAGAAGGGCAGGGCGATGGAGCTGTCGGAGCTGGTGGTGTTCAACGGGAAGCTGTACACCGTGGATGACCGTACGGGAGTGGTGTACCACATTGACGGGGACAACGCCGTGCCCTGGGTCATCCTGCCTGACGGCGATGGCTCTGTCGCCAAAGGTCAGTGAAGCTCAAGTATGGAAATGAACGAATCCCGAGAATATCTCTTTTTCCTCAGATGATCTgctaacatttacattacatttattcatttagcagatgcttttcttTTATcccaagcgacttccaagagagagctttagaaaagtgcataggtcaatgatcataaacaacgagatggccccaaaacattgtgggcagccaaaacatgaatcatacattgtggaaagcaaataagtgccaatgggaagaaacataagagcatgtcgtcccagtgtacctgtaggaaagcaggcaacaataatataattcacagcgtatacaagaagttaaatcagttacaactaaccaacaagagcaacaagtccctcaataagaattattgtgttcctggaggaaactatcAGGTCCAGCACGTCATTCCTAAGTACATTAAACTGATCTGCCTATTGACACTTAACTCCACTGTCTTGTCACTGTCAGGGTTCAAGGCAGAGTGGCTAGCCGTGAAGGACGAGCGTCTGTACGTGGGAGGTCTGGGGAAAGAGTGGACGACCACGTCAGGGGAGTTCGTCAACAACAACCCAGAGTGGGTGAAGGTGGTGGGGCCTCATGGGGACATTCAGCACCAGAACTGGGTGCCCATGTATAACCTGCTGAAGGCTGCCGTGGGGATCCAACCCCCAGGTAAGAGCTGAGGTCAGGGCTGGGTAGTAGCTGGCCACATCATGCCAAGATACATAGTATGGTCTGCATATTGGAATGATTTACCAGATTGCCTTTAGAACAACTGTGTTGCGAAGTCCACGTGTTGgttttccccctcctccatttTCTCGGCCTTATCTGACAACGTGAAAATGAGCCTGGTTCAACAAAACGTTTCTCTTACCTGGTATTTGCCTCCTTCCCGCCACTCTAACCGTTA
Above is a window of Hypomesus transpacificus isolate Combined female chromosome 17, fHypTra1, whole genome shotgun sequence DNA encoding:
- the cant1a gene encoding soluble calcium-activated nucleotidase 1, with product MPVPPGYSHADQNDLLTPLRISVGGLPMLASMTSSTDPRFRLKWRPIVVVGGALAVALLFYMQLGSPQHSSPRGWRSSRTGVDADRYNATYPLSAPERTAQGTRYRIAVIADLDTDSRSDKKLTWFSYMRRGHLLVSPSGDRVTVEWDQDRVVLESHLAEKGRAMELSELVVFNGKLYTVDDRTGVVYHIDGDNAVPWVILPDGDGSVAKGFKAEWLAVKDERLYVGGLGKEWTTTSGEFVNNNPEWVKVVGPHGDIQHQNWVPMYNLLKAAVGIQPPGYLIHESAAWSDSLQRWFFLPRRASEQRYDETEDERRGTNLVLSCSPDFEDVTVSRVGPLNPTHGFSSFKFVPDMDDQIVLALKSEEDAGKIASYIMAFTLDGRLLMPETKIGDVKYEGVEFI